One Halichondria panicea chromosome 3, odHalPani1.1, whole genome shotgun sequence genomic region harbors:
- the LOC135332873 gene encoding uncharacterized protein LOC135332873 isoform X1: MAEQSRGNFHLDMSTEELMEWLRERGLGEKDLEVVKANGFLGKSFLLTTEDTWKLGEITAEGQVLLNKLVEEARTEERAEVREVPSSRDSPGSGSGQPPPPPAAPSQGRMLTAMATQATPDHSPEYLSFQENFGALVSTFKAQPAAYADILFSNGYIPDEVLEFSRIIGVTDSDKSRKILDAIIPRIKLNPSVFNCFITAIAGPFTDDVVKKLHDSYERHKTATSHVEQPHPHQQPPPKASLPQTDTASDVGGVGLPELIDEYHVNTVQLDQISTRTDLLGEDGLSDANQKGVDSYVNFWTGKDVLYVYFLNPDILEQEKWECEYGVLNIDNILSWAEAWNPKKFPNIPIFKKTDRADKADIRVKFTGGSCWAKVGSQAMTVPHNEPTMTLALKGLDPNMQKSLVIHQFGHALGLCHEHQHPDFWKVADSLLDVRKMKKDPRMKNVNFNSDILENQSQDATFKPEYDPDSVMHYWFDVNWLKKKEHKNLLEVVADGNLSEEEKTVLRGIHKRHLNCADGPSKSDLGFLQKIYASIQTASIQDQRYLRKLDEMISDKNNTIEIQYIKMHFIGPSGIGKTTTQKRLVGLITNLSSLPEDQRKRSSTFLAECKQALAFVNKSGTKLTFKVSENIDQETQLLFSYLMSCEPIEDSQPEEQPNKPQTSLPLKETTEEEQPLWKSDVATATETKFVSPTTGPEKKRPYVTNINVTNINVQEIITELHSIVGSSRDYSDVLKDAVLLNLVDIGGQPGFVEMFPFLSRGAGIFLTFFRLDKDLDEMCEVSYERGNDKITPYDSTYTSRETLSQILSAISHYTEIDSDIDRDLCSKLGKLGSAKPIAALIGTFKDELVMQIKVNLLYEKCFTLKIAASKSDSATASKSDSATADKSDSATASDSDSATADKSDSTTASKSDCATADKSDSATADSTTADSTTADKSDSATANSTTADSTTADSNDSTTADKSNSATADKSDSATTDKSDSATADKSDSTTASKTDGTTADKSDHNTADKSDGATADKSDSTTASKTDGTTADKSDLTTADKSDADSNDSTTADKSNSATANKSDSTTASKTDGTTADKSDLTTADKSDGATADKNDSTTGSKTDGTTADKSDLTTADKSDGATADSNDSTTADKSNSATADKSDSATADKSDGTTADKSDLTTADKSDGATADKSDSTTASKTDGTTADKSDLTTADKSDGATADSNDSTTADKSNSATADKSDSATADKNDGTTADKSDLTTADKSDGATANSNDSTTADKSDSTTTDKSDSTTADKSDSTTASKITADKTDLTTVDKSDSTTADEHKKAIRLILTQDSQKKSDDEQPNVTEQDMAAIQQIVSQHINSDAFEKEVENCLNKKLAKKNEAVSTITNKFEKLFSNPIDKKFIAVDNYEGTDIDPLRERLYSMISRYLNDTKFPIRQQQLLLGVVLRKERKIVSMEECIRIGTEGLKMSEDEVRFTVWYLDRFVGALIYRPDIKDKDGWFGNRVICNPQVVFNSLSALVVKPLLERNSEDGTHMGHFSLEMITHCNSVENKKVKNNELIPVDKLLILLEHCHLSATITTVVKDSHTIKKDETTYFIPAILDCASREELAKPPPTGIDTPYPIKITFDPQYVPIGIFCAMISELVSRGGKGKGILGMTWKLVDSSVKRNLVSFHLDKVAKHFVTLIAHVDCYEIRVIRQYRDHSMYELCSYVLSTILFVMKEISPQLSPIIAFDCYCGKLCRLTIGVDPCFMCTCSSKISLSPHQERWFSKEASLESDVSLLALPFIDLMEEDPEPSLSFKWTKRNPRVSGSENELKFKASNIHFKGFISCNISKNQKHFLTIYHCLKEIGVEDISSSKTDQLFTCVKEAIKEIRFDWYSLAIELDIDYATRKNIEMDYRWVDVCFEAMLTHWVKRSSPPPSWSTLVRALESPAIARGDIATSIKENEKATTSPDICCLNPKEPLNVNCHLRVVRTAAWEARAKWRFVGGQLGIKEGTLDAIEKDYRNKSGVCFTELLEQWLIRSTPAPTLQALIDVLKSPVIDLGDSAQDLIEICETVTV, encoded by the exons TGCTAACTGCAATGGCTACTCAAGCAACCCCCGACCATTCTCCAGAGTATCTGTCCTTCCAAGAGAACTTTGGAGCATTGGTGTCCACATTCAAAGCTCAACCTGCTGCATACGCTGATATCCTCTTCTCCAATGGCTACATACCAGATGAAGTTCTCGAGTTCTCTAGAATAATTGGAGTTACGGACTCCGATAAATCTCGAAAGATTTTAGATGCCATCATCCCTCGAATTAAGCTCAATCCCAGTGTATTCAACTGCTTTATCACTGCCATTGCTGGCCCTTTTACTGACGATGTTGTCAAGAAGCTGCACGATAGTTACGAGCGGCACAAGACTGCGACCAGCCATGTTgaacagccacacccacaccagcAACCTCCACCAAAGGCTTCACTCCCTCAGACAG ACACAGCCTCTGATGTGGGAGGAGTTGGTCTACCAGAGTTGATAGACGAGTACCATGTTAATACTGTCCAACTtgatcag ATTTCAACTCGCACAGACTTGTTGGGTGAAGACGGCTTAAGTGATGCTAACCAGAAAGGAGTTGATTCTTATGTCAACTTCTGGACTGGGAAGGACGTCCTGTATGTCTACTTTCTCAATCCCGATATTCTTGAGCAGGAAAAGTGGGAGTGTGAGTATGGTGTGCTCAACATCGATAATATCCTCTCTTGGGCTGAGGCTTGGAATCCAAAAAAATTTCCCAATATTCCAATCTTTAAGAAGACTGATAGGGCAGATAAAGCTGACATCAGAGTCAAATTTACAG GTGGCTCATGTTGGGCAAAGGTTGGAAGCCAAGCGATGACCGTTCCCCACAATGAGCCCACAATGACCCTTGCACTAAAAGGTCTAGATCCCAATATGCAGAAATCTCTTGTAATTCATCAATTTGGCCATGCCCTTGGTCTGTGCCACGAACACCAGCATCCTGACTTCTGGAAGGTAGCGGACAGCTTGCTGGATGTGAGGAAAATGAAAAAGGATCCTCGAATGAAGAACGTGAATTTTAACAGCGATATATTGGAAAATCAGTCACAAGATGCCACGTTTAAGCCAGAGTACGATCCAGACAGTGTCATGCACTACTG gtttGACGTGAACTGGCTTAAGAAGAAAGAGCACAAAAATCTATTAGAAGTTGTGGCTGATGGAAACCTCAGTGAAGAAGAAAAGACAGTTTTGAGAGGGATTCACAAGAGACATTTAAATTGTGCTGATGGGCCTTCAAAGAGTGATCTTGGTTTTCTACAGAAGATTTACG CCAGTATTCAGACAGCCAGTATTCAAGACCAACGGTACCTTCGAAAACTGGATGAGATGATATCCGACAAAAACAACACGATTGAGATTCAGTACATCAAGATGCACTTTATTGGTCCCTCCGGTATTGGCAAAACGACCACTCAAAAGCGGCTTGTTGGATTGATTACTAATCTATCTTCGCTGCCCGAAGACCAAAGAAAACGTTCCAGTACATTTCTTGCCGAGTGTAAACAAGCATTGGCCTTTGTGAATAAATCTGGAACAAAACTTACATTCAAAGTATCTGAAAATATAGATCAAGAAACACAGCTCCTTTTCTCTTACCTGATGTCCTGTGAACCTATTGAAGACAGTCAGCCTGAAGAACAACCaaacaaaccacaaacatCCCTCCCTTTGAAGGAAACTACTGAAGAAGAGCAACCTCTTTGGAAGAGCGATGTAGCTACTGCAACAGAAACGAAATTCGTCTCACCAACAACTGGTCCAGAAAAGAAACGTCCTTATGTGACTAATATCAATGTGACTAATATCAATGTTCAAGAAATTATCACAGAACTCCATAGTATTGTGGGTTCTTCGAGAGATTACAGCGACGTACTGAAAGACGCAGTCCTACTCAATCTTGTTGACATAGGTGGGCAGCCTGGATTCGTGGAGATGTTTCCATTCCTAAGCAGAGGTGCAGGGATATTCCTCACATTCTTTCGACTGGACAAAGACCTTGATGAAATGTGTGAAGTATCCTACGAACGAGGAAATGACAAGATCACACCGTACGATTCAACGTACACAAGCAGAGAAACgctctctcaaatcctctcaGCTATTAGCCACTACACCGAGATTGACTCGGATATTGACAGAGACCTGTGTAGTAAACTAGGTAAACTGGGCTCTGCTAAGCCTATTGCTGCACTCATAGGTACTTTCAAGGATGAACTTGTAATGCAAATCAAGGTCAATCTTCTGTACGAGAAATGCTTTACCTTAAAAATAGCTGctagcaagagcgatagtgcCACTGctagcaagagcgatagtgccactgccgacaagagcgatagtgcCACTGCTAGCGATAGCGATAGtgccactgccgacaagagcgatagcaccactgctaGCAAGAGCGATTGtgccactgccgacaagagcgatagtgcCACTGCCGACAGTACCACTGCCGACagtaccactgccgacaagagcgatagtgcCACTGCCAACAGTACCACTGCCGACAGTACCACTGCCGACTCAaacgatagtaccactgctgACAAGAGCAATAGtgccactgccgacaagagcgatagtgcCACTaccgacaagagcgatagtgccactgccgacaagagcgatagcaccactgctaGCAAGACCGATGGTACtactgccgacaagagcgatcATAACACTGCCGACAAAAGTGATGGTGCaactgccgacaagagcgatagtaccactgctaGCAAGACCGATGGTACCACTGCTGACAAGAGCGATCttaccactgccgacaagagtgATGCCGACTCAaacgatagtaccactgctgACAAGAGCAATAGTGCCACTGCCaacaagagcgatagcaccactgctaGCAAGACCGATGGTACCACTGCTGACAAGAGCGATCttaccactgccgacaagagtgATGGTGCAACTGCCGACAAGAACGATAGTACCACTGGTAGCAAGACCGATGGTACCACTGCTGACAAGAGCGATCttaccactgccgacaagagtgATGGTGCCACTGCCGACTCAaacgatagtaccactgctgACAAGAGCAATAGtgccactgccgacaagagcgatagtgccactgccgacaagagcgatgGTACCACTGCTGACAAGAGCGATCttaccactgccgacaagagtgATGGTGCaactgccgacaagagcgatagtaccactgctaGCAAGACCGATGGTACCACTGCTGACAAGAGCGATCttaccactgccgacaagagtgATGGTGCCACTGCCGACTCAaacgatagtaccactgctgACAAGAGCAATAGtgccactgccgacaagagcgatagtgccactgccgacaagaaCGATGGTACCACTGCTGACAAGAGCGATCttaccactgccgacaagagtgATGGTGCCACTGCCAACTCAaacgatagtaccactgctgacaagagcgatagtaccactactgacaagagcgatagtaccactgctgacaagagcgatagtaccactgctaGCAAGATCACTGCTGACAAGACCGATCTTACCACTGtcgacaagagcgatagtaccactgctgATGAACACAAGAAAGCGATAAGGCTCATTTTGACTCAAGATTCCCAAAAGAAGAGTGATGATGAGCAACCAAATGTCACTGAACAAGACATGGCTGCCATTCAGCAAATAGTCAGCCAACACATCAACTCAGACGCTTTCGAGAAAGAAGTTGAAAACTGTTTAAACAAAAAGTTGGCAAAGAAAAACGAAGCCGTGAGCACGATTACCAACAAGTTTGAGAAGTTATTTTCTAATCCAATAGACAAGAAGTTCATAGCAGTCGACAACTATGAAGGCACTGATATCGATCCTCTTCGTGAACGTCTTTATAGCATGATCAGTAGGTATTTAAATGATACTAAGTTTCCAATTCGCCAACAACAACTTTTGTTAGGAGTTGTACTGCGAAAAGAGCGTAAAATTGTCTCAATGGAGGAATGCATTCGTATCGGTACCGAGGGGTTAAAGATGAGTGAGGATGAAGTTCGATTCACCGTTTGGTACCTGGATCGGTTTGTCGGAGCTTTGATCTATCGTCCTGACATCAAGGACAAAGATGGTTGGTTTGGGAACCGTGTCATTTGCAACCCCCAAGTGGTATTCAACAGCCTCAGTGCTCTTGTTGTCAAGCCACTACTGGAGCGCAATTCTGAAGATGGGACACATATGGGACATTTCTCACTGGAAATGATCACTCATTGCAATTCGGTGGAAAACAAAAAGGTTAAGAATAACGAGTTGATTCCTGTTGATAAGCTGCTCATACTACTCGAGCATTGCCACCTTTCGGCTACTATCACAACAGTAGTTAAGGATAGCCATACCATAAAAAAGGACGAAACGACGTACTTCATCCCAGCTATTCTCGACTGTGCATCTCGTGAGGAACTAGCGAAACCACCCCCTACTGGCATTGACACGCCCTATCCTATCAAGATCACATTCGACCCTCAATACGTTCCCATTGGAATATTCTGTGCCATGATCAGTGAATTGGTCTCAAGAGGGGGTAAAGGCAAAGGCATTCTGGGTATGACTTGGAAACTTGTTGATTCCTCAGTAAAGAGAAACCTTGTCTCCTTTCACTTAGATAAAGTTGCCAAACATTTTGTTACCCTGATTGCTCACGTCGATTGCTACGAGATACGAGTTATTCGCCAGTACAGGGACCATTCGATGTACGAGCTCTGTTCGTACGTCCTCTCAACCATCCTCTTTGTGATGAAGGAAATAAGTCCTCAATTATCTCCGATCATTGCTTTCGACTGCTACTGCGGCAAACTTTGCCGCCTCACAATAGGAGTAGATCCCTGCTTTATGTGTACCTGCTCTAGTAAAATCTCTCTGAGCCCCCACCAAGAACGCTGGTTTTCAAAA gaagCCAGCCTGGAAAGTGATGTTTCTCTCCTTGCCCTGCCCTTTATTGATCTGATGGAAGAGGACCCAGAGCCAAGCCTCTCCTTCAAGTGGACGAAGAGAAATCCGAGAGTTAGTGGGAGTGAAAACGAATTGAAATTCAAGGCGTCAAATATTCACTTCAAGGGCTTTATCAGTTGCAACATCTCAAAGAACCAGAAGCATTTTCTTACCATTTACCACTGCCTGAAAGAGATCGGTGTTG AGGACATCTCCAGCTCTAAAACTGACCAGTTGTTTACCTGTGTGAAGGAAGCGATCAAAGAGATACGCTTTGACTGGTACAGCTTGGCTATAGAACTGGACATTGACTATGCAACTAGGAAG AACATTGAGATGGACTATCGATGGGTTGATGTATGCTTTGAGGCCATGCTGACACACTGGGTGAAGCGCTCttctcctcccccctcctggtCTACCCTTGTTAGAGCACTCGAGTCTCCTGCCATTGCTCGTGGAGACATAGCAACAAGCATTAAG GAAAATGAAAAAGCTACCACTTCTCCTGATATTTGCTGTCTAAACCCCAAAG AGCCCCTGAATGTGAATTGTCACTTGAGAGTAGTGAGGACAGCTGCCTGGGAGGCTAGGGCAAAATGGCGTTTTGTGGGAGGGCAATTGGGCATCAAAGAGGGAACACTAGAT GCCATCGAGAAGGACTATCGGAATAAGTCCGGTGTGTGTTTCACTGAACTACTGGAGCAATGGTTGATACGATCcacccccgcccccacactgCAAGCACTGATCGATGTACTCAAGTCTCCTGTCATTGACCTTGGAGACTCTGCCCAAGACCTGATAGAGATTTGTGAGACTgtcacagtataa